From the genome of Bacteroides sp. MSB163, one region includes:
- a CDS encoding cold-shock protein: protein MAVKRVTSSKRDREKAKQSKREEKQKRKEERLSSGSRSFEEMLAYVDENGILHSTPEGVKPKEEIDASEIEISIPKKDEAEEVLPLNGRIEHFNVSRGYGFIKDLGSGEKYFFHVTSAPEGITEGDNVTFEIERGTRGMNAVRISIINK, encoded by the coding sequence ATGGCAGTAAAAAGAGTAACATCAAGTAAAAGAGACAGAGAAAAAGCGAAACAGAGTAAGCGAGAAGAAAAACAAAAGAGAAAAGAAGAACGCTTGAGCAGCGGTAGCCGTAGCTTCGAAGAGATGCTGGCTTATGTGGACGAAAACGGTATTCTTCATTCCACACCAGAAGGTGTTAAGCCTAAAGAAGAAATAGATGCTTCTGAAATAGAAATATCAATTCCGAAAAAAGACGAAGCAGAAGAAGTTCTGCCATTAAACGGACGTATTGAACATTTTAATGTGTCCAGAGGTTATGGTTTTATTAAAGATTTAGGAAGTGGTGAGAAATATTTTTTCCACGTTACTTCCGCTCCCGAAGGGATAACCGAAGGGGATAACGTAACATTTGAAATTGAACGTGGTACGCGAGGTATGAACGCCGTGCGGATCTCAATCATTAATAAATAA
- the purT gene encoding formate-dependent phosphoribosylglycinamide formyltransferase produces the protein MKKILLLGSGELGKEFVISAQRKGQYIIACDSYAGAPAMQVADEYEVFSMLDGDALERVVRKHQPDIIVPEIEAIRTERLYDFEKEGIQVVPSARAVNFTMNRKAIRDLAAQELGLKTAKYFYAKTLDELKAASEKIGFPCVVKPLMSSSGKGQSLVKSADELEHAWEYGCNGSRGDIKELIIEEFIKFDSEITLLTVTQKNGPTLFCPPIGHVQKGGDYRESFQPAHIDPAHLKEAQEMAEKVTRALTGAGLWGVEFFLSHENGVYFSELSPRPHDTGMVTLAGTQNLNEFELHLRAVLGLPIPNIKQERIGASAVILSNIASQERPDYRGIEEVTKEEDTYLRIFGKPTTRVNRRMGVVLCYAPLKSDLDALRDKAKRIAEKIEVY, from the coding sequence ATGAAGAAGATTTTATTGTTAGGTTCCGGTGAACTGGGCAAAGAGTTTGTGATTTCTGCCCAACGAAAAGGTCAATATATTATTGCCTGTGATTCATATGCCGGAGCACCTGCCATGCAGGTGGCTGACGAATATGAGGTATTTAGCATGCTTGACGGCGATGCATTGGAACGTGTAGTACGTAAACACCAGCCGGATATCATTGTCCCGGAAATCGAGGCCATCCGTACAGAACGTCTTTACGATTTTGAGAAGGAAGGTATTCAGGTGGTACCCAGTGCCCGTGCCGTAAACTTTACCATGAACCGCAAGGCTATCCGTGATTTGGCCGCACAGGAGTTGGGACTGAAAACTGCTAAATATTTTTATGCAAAAACTCTGGATGAGTTGAAAGCTGCTTCTGAAAAGATTGGTTTTCCTTGCGTAGTGAAGCCGTTGATGTCTTCTTCGGGCAAGGGGCAGTCTCTTGTGAAGAGTGCGGATGAATTGGAGCATGCCTGGGAATATGGCTGTAATGGTAGCCGTGGTGATATAAAAGAATTGATTATTGAAGAATTTATCAAGTTTGATAGTGAGATAACATTGCTTACGGTGACGCAAAAGAATGGGCCTACATTGTTCTGCCCGCCCATCGGACATGTGCAGAAAGGGGGCGATTATCGTGAAAGTTTTCAGCCGGCGCACATTGATCCTGCTCATTTGAAGGAAGCGCAGGAAATGGCTGAGAAAGTGACACGGGCTCTGACCGGTGCCGGTCTGTGGGGAGTTGAATTTTTCTTGAGCCATGAAAATGGAGTTTATTTCTCGGAACTTTCTCCGCGTCCGCATGATACGGGTATGGTGACATTGGCAGGAACACAAAATTTGAATGAATTTGAACTTCATTTGCGTGCTGTACTAGGCTTGCCTATTCCAAACATCAAGCAAGAGCGTATTGGTGCCAGTGCTGTGATTCTTTCAAATATTGCCAGCCAGGAACGTCCTGATTATCGTGGTATTGAAGAGGTGACGAAAGAAGAAGATACTTATCTCCGCATTTTCGGTAAGCCGACGACGCGCGTCAATCGGCGTATGGGCGTGGTGTTATGCTATGCACCGTTAAAGTCAGATCTGGATGCATTGAGAGATAAGGCTAAGCGAATTGCAGAAAAGATTGAAGTGTATTAA
- a CDS encoding TonB-dependent receptor, whose translation MIRTKHILLTLSLLLCNVCIHAATVDYSVRGKIIDKQSRQPVAYANVVVVGIPGKGASTDSLGIFCIEQIPPGIYRFEATLIGYKSTVTSEYLVSASTPFIEIEIEEDENMLSAIVVTPSPFRKTVESPVSMRIIGLQEIEKSPGGNRDISRIVRAYPGVSFSPIGYRNDLIVRGGSPSENRFYMDGIEIPNINHFATQGASGGPVSIVNADLIREISFYTGAFPANRSGAMSSVLDFRLRNGNPDKQIFKATLGASEVSFSGNGHLSDKTTYLFSIRQSYLQLLFKTLGLPFLPNFIDGQFKLKTKLSAHDELILLGLVGIDKMKLNTDEKGEDAEYILSYLPTIHQETFTVGASYRHYAGKHVQSVTLSHNYLNNRNIKYLNNDESSEDNLTLRLRSVEQKTSLRFENQTRLGQWTLKEGAEMNYSNYTNQTNQRIFGITSTLSDYRTDLNIFSWGGFFSTDYTTANKRFSASAGIRTDGNNYNKEMKELWKQLSPRLSLSYELTQQWTLSGNTGLYYQLPPYTALGFKDNDGLYANKNLKYMQVMETSLGLDWHLQNRLMISAEGFFKRYSRMPLSLRDDIPLACKGDDYGTVGNEALIPTARGRAYGVETMLRWQIPGRFNFVSSLTVFRSEYRNGNAGSDDKIPSGIKYISSAWDNRFILNVSGTYNLPHRWSIGGKLSYIGGAPYTPYDEEKSSLVEAWDAQGRPYYDYSKYNTERLPNFAQLDIRVDKSFYFHRCMVGFYLDLQNITGSKLKQQDVIMSTGVIENPSAPVGKQRYKMKYLKQESGTILPSIGVTVEF comes from the coding sequence ATGATAAGAACCAAACACATATTACTGACTCTTTCATTGCTATTGTGCAATGTCTGCATCCACGCTGCAACAGTCGATTACTCCGTGCGTGGAAAGATTATCGACAAGCAGTCCCGCCAACCGGTAGCGTATGCTAATGTCGTAGTTGTAGGTATTCCCGGCAAGGGAGCATCGACAGATTCTCTAGGGATATTTTGTATAGAGCAGATACCCCCTGGTATTTATCGCTTCGAAGCAACACTGATAGGTTATAAAAGCACAGTGACCTCCGAGTATTTGGTTTCCGCCTCTACGCCTTTCATCGAGATAGAGATAGAAGAAGATGAAAATATGCTATCAGCAATAGTGGTCACTCCCTCTCCTTTCCGGAAAACGGTGGAAAGTCCGGTAAGTATGAGGATTATCGGCTTGCAGGAGATAGAAAAAAGTCCGGGAGGAAACCGCGATATCTCACGCATCGTGCGAGCCTATCCGGGTGTCTCTTTCTCTCCCATCGGTTATAGAAACGACTTAATAGTACGAGGCGGATCACCTTCCGAGAATCGCTTCTATATGGATGGAATAGAAATACCTAATATCAACCATTTTGCCACACAGGGAGCATCGGGTGGCCCGGTTAGTATAGTCAATGCAGATTTGATACGGGAAATCAGTTTCTACACCGGAGCATTTCCGGCCAATCGTTCCGGAGCCATGAGTTCAGTATTAGATTTTCGTCTGCGCAATGGCAACCCGGACAAACAGATATTTAAGGCAACCCTGGGAGCATCCGAAGTTTCTTTCAGCGGCAACGGACATTTGAGCGATAAGACAACCTATCTGTTTTCTATACGTCAATCTTATCTGCAACTACTGTTCAAGACTTTGGGACTTCCTTTCCTGCCAAACTTCATTGACGGTCAATTCAAATTGAAGACCAAACTGTCAGCACATGATGAGCTGATCCTACTTGGCTTAGTCGGCATTGATAAGATGAAACTGAATACAGACGAGAAAGGAGAAGACGCGGAATACATATTAAGTTATCTACCTACCATTCACCAGGAGACATTCACAGTGGGAGCTTCATACCGCCATTATGCAGGGAAACATGTACAATCGGTCACCTTAAGCCATAACTACCTGAACAATCGTAATATAAAATATCTGAATAATGATGAATCTTCCGAAGACAATCTGACACTCCGGCTTCGTTCAGTAGAGCAAAAGACCAGCCTGCGCTTTGAAAACCAAACGAGATTAGGGCAATGGACATTGAAGGAAGGTGCAGAAATGAATTATTCCAACTATACGAATCAAACGAATCAGCGAATATTCGGTATAACCTCTACACTCTCTGATTACCGGACGGATTTGAACATATTCAGTTGGGGCGGTTTCTTCTCAACAGATTATACCACTGCCAATAAACGTTTTTCCGCATCCGCAGGCATCCGTACAGATGGTAACAACTACAATAAGGAGATGAAAGAATTATGGAAACAGCTCTCTCCCCGCCTCTCCTTATCTTACGAACTAACCCAGCAATGGACATTAAGCGGAAATACAGGTCTATATTACCAATTACCACCTTATACAGCATTAGGTTTTAAGGACAACGATGGCCTTTATGCAAATAAGAATTTAAAGTATATGCAAGTGATGGAGACCAGCCTCGGACTTGATTGGCATTTACAGAATAGGTTGATGATTTCGGCAGAAGGTTTCTTTAAGCGTTACAGCCGTATGCCTCTTTCTCTCCGTGATGACATCCCTCTGGCATGTAAGGGAGACGATTACGGCACAGTAGGTAATGAGGCATTGATACCAACTGCACGAGGGCGTGCTTATGGTGTAGAAACCATGTTGCGTTGGCAGATACCGGGACGTTTCAACTTTGTATCTTCCCTCACAGTCTTCCGCAGCGAATATCGCAATGGAAATGCCGGCAGTGATGATAAGATCCCCTCCGGAATCAAATACATCTCTTCTGCGTGGGACAACCGTTTCATTCTCAACGTAAGCGGTACGTATAATCTTCCACATCGTTGGAGTATCGGAGGAAAATTGAGTTATATAGGTGGTGCCCCTTACACTCCTTACGATGAAGAAAAATCCTCATTAGTTGAAGCCTGGGATGCACAGGGGCGTCCGTATTATGATTATTCAAAATACAATACGGAGCGTCTACCCAATTTCGCCCAACTCGATATTCGTGTAGATAAATCTTTCTATTTTCATCGCTGCATGGTAGGTTTTTATCTCGATTTGCAGAATATCACAGGAAGTAAGTTGAAGCAGCAGGATGTGATTATGAGTACAGGAGTTATTGAAAACCCGTCTGCGCCTGTAGGAAAACAAAGATACAAGATGAAATATCTGAAACAGGAAAGTGGAACGATATTACCGTCGATTGGAGTTACCGTAGAATTCTAA
- a CDS encoding RimK family protein gives MNNVLILVDSLDDWKPYSKTNSILTVSDYLKYKSPGKDRKLVINLSNDYSYNSEGYYCSLLAQTRGHKVIPGVDIINKVEAGAGIRMDSSLQKLCYQWIQKNEINDDLWSLNVYFGTCKEKGLERIARFIFENYPAPLLRVTLNTRHKNQIENIQFLPLSSLNNEEEDYFANALDLFNRKVWRNPQASKSVRYNLAILYDPDEKFPPSDKKALHKLLELAKKMDIHAELLTEEDATRLMEFDALFIRTTTSLNHYTFRLSQLATQNGLAVIDDPQSIIRCTNKVYLKELFEKEKIPAPLSILLFKSNVNSYEEITEQLGSPFILKIPDGSFSIGMKKVNNEIELDEALKVLFEKSSILLAQEFTPTDFDWRIGILNGEPLYACKYYMAKGHWQIYCHYASGRSRCGLVETIPIYQVPRKVLDTALRAASFIGKGLYGVDLKMINDRAIVIEINDNPSIDHGLEDAILGDELYYRLLNNFWRMLDVKRF, from the coding sequence ATGAACAATGTATTGATCCTTGTAGACAGCTTGGATGATTGGAAACCATATTCCAAAACAAACAGCATTTTAACAGTATCTGACTACCTGAAGTATAAATCACCGGGAAAGGATCGTAAATTAGTAATCAACCTGAGTAATGATTATAGCTATAACTCCGAAGGCTATTATTGCTCGTTATTAGCCCAGACGAGGGGGCATAAAGTTATTCCCGGAGTAGATATAATTAATAAGGTGGAAGCAGGTGCAGGTATCCGTATGGATAGCAGTCTTCAAAAGCTTTGTTATCAATGGATTCAGAAAAATGAAATAAACGATGATCTTTGGTCTCTGAATGTATACTTTGGCACTTGCAAAGAGAAAGGATTGGAGCGTATAGCCCGTTTTATTTTTGAGAATTATCCGGCTCCTTTATTGCGGGTTACATTAAATACGCGACATAAGAATCAGATAGAAAATATTCAGTTTTTACCTTTGAGCTCATTGAATAATGAGGAAGAGGATTATTTCGCTAATGCTCTGGATTTGTTTAACAGAAAAGTGTGGCGCAATCCTCAGGCTTCGAAATCGGTAAGATACAACCTGGCTATATTGTATGATCCGGATGAAAAATTTCCGCCAAGCGATAAAAAGGCACTTCACAAACTACTTGAACTGGCTAAGAAGATGGATATTCATGCCGAATTGCTAACTGAGGAAGATGCCACACGACTGATGGAGTTTGATGCCTTATTTATTCGTACCACTACTTCGTTAAACCATTACACGTTCCGGCTTTCACAATTGGCCACACAAAATGGGTTGGCTGTTATAGATGATCCTCAATCTATTATCCGCTGTACCAATAAGGTTTATCTGAAAGAATTGTTTGAGAAGGAAAAGATTCCGGCACCGCTTTCCATATTACTATTCAAATCGAATGTCAACTCTTATGAGGAGATTACGGAACAACTTGGTAGTCCTTTTATCCTGAAAATCCCAGATGGTTCTTTCTCTATTGGTATGAAGAAAGTCAATAATGAGATCGAGTTGGATGAAGCGTTGAAAGTATTGTTTGAGAAGTCATCTATACTGCTGGCTCAGGAGTTCACTCCAACAGATTTTGACTGGCGTATCGGCATTCTGAATGGAGAGCCTCTCTATGCGTGTAAGTATTATATGGCTAAGGGACATTGGCAAATCTATTGCCATTATGCTTCCGGACGGAGCCGCTGCGGATTGGTGGAGACTATTCCTATTTATCAAGTGCCACGTAAGGTATTGGATACAGCGCTGCGCGCGGCTTCTTTTATTGGGAAAGGCCTGTATGGAGTAGATTTGAAAATGATAAATGACCGTGCTATTGTTATTGAGATAAATGATAATCCCAGCATTGACCATGGATTAGAAGACGCCATTCTGGGAGATGAACTCTACTATCGATTACTGAATAACTTTTGGCGTATGTTGGATGTAAAACGTTTCTAA
- the rpiA gene encoding ribose 5-phosphate isomerase A — MKWDNQLINHLQWSNAIINREGKEIVAQEIAAMAKDGDVIGAGSGSTVYLTLFALAERIRKESLHIEVIPASAEISMTCIQLDIPQTTLWNKRPDWAFNGADEVDPEKSLIKGRGGAMFKEKLLLKSSSKNFIIIDDTKLVDHLGSHFPIPVEVFPSALTFAESEMQRLGASDVKLRLAGGKDGPVLTENGNFIFDTRFSYVDPSLEQNLKAITGVIESGLFIGYDVEIVVAK, encoded by the coding sequence ATGAAATGGGATAATCAACTGATAAATCATTTGCAATGGTCGAATGCAATCATTAATCGTGAGGGCAAAGAAATCGTAGCGCAGGAAATTGCTGCAATGGCGAAGGATGGTGATGTGATCGGAGCCGGCTCCGGTTCTACCGTTTATCTGACGCTATTCGCATTAGCGGAACGTATTCGCAAAGAATCTCTACATATAGAAGTTATCCCTGCCTCCGCAGAAATTTCCATGACCTGCATACAATTGGATATACCACAAACGACCCTTTGGAATAAACGTCCAGACTGGGCTTTTAATGGTGCTGATGAAGTAGATCCGGAGAAAAGTCTGATTAAGGGACGTGGTGGAGCCATGTTCAAAGAAAAACTTCTGCTAAAAAGCAGTAGTAAAAACTTCATTATCATTGATGATACAAAACTGGTAGATCATTTAGGAAGTCATTTTCCAATACCTGTAGAAGTGTTTCCAAGTGCATTAACTTTTGCAGAAAGCGAGATGCAACGGCTGGGAGCTTCTGACGTGAAATTGCGTCTTGCCGGTGGAAAAGACGGGCCTGTTCTTACCGAAAACGGTAACTTTATTTTTGATACCCGCTTCAGTTATGTTGACCCTTCTTTGGAACAAAACCTGAAAGCAATTACCGGAGTAATTGAAAGCGGGCTTTTTATCGGATATGATGTTGAAATAGTAGTTGCGAAATAA
- a CDS encoding PepSY-like domain-containing protein, whose protein sequence is MKKFKFSLLAGLLLLISASVCAENTPEKVQETFKKMYPKVTTVEWTHKSDYHIAGFVSDSHEMNAWFGNNAQWIMTETNVESLENVPAPVAKAFMQTETPPIQIRYIKIITFPQMPTVVIIDIEEYNSDREIQLFYAPDGKLLQSLDVSGGDGEIYPELFG, encoded by the coding sequence ATGAAAAAGTTTAAATTCAGTTTATTGGCAGGCTTGTTGTTGCTGATATCTGCTTCCGTATGCGCGGAAAATACTCCGGAAAAAGTACAGGAAACTTTCAAAAAGATGTATCCTAAAGTGACGACCGTGGAATGGACGCATAAAAGTGATTACCACATTGCCGGATTCGTTTCAGATAGCCACGAAATGAACGCCTGGTTTGGAAACAACGCCCAATGGATAATGACAGAGACAAATGTCGAAAGCCTGGAAAATGTCCCTGCTCCCGTAGCTAAAGCATTTATGCAGACAGAGACGCCTCCTATACAAATCAGATATATAAAGATAATTACCTTCCCCCAAATGCCTACTGTAGTAATTATCGATATAGAAGAGTATAACTCTGACAGAGAAATTCAGCTTTTCTATGCTCCTGACGGTAAACTACTACAGAGCCTTGATGTATCTGGTGGTGATGGAGAAATCTATCCCGAGTTATTCGGGTAA
- a CDS encoding Dyp-type peroxidase encodes MNSHQNPFAGNTPQDVTERQGENAIFIVYGLNQSPDAVDKVKDICTNFSALIRSMRNRFPDVQFSSTISFSANVWNRIFLGKGKPKELETFKEIRGSKYTAVSTPGDILFHIRARQMGLCYEFASIIDEKLKGAVEAIDETHGFRYMDGKAIIGFVDGTESPAVDENPYHFAVVGEEDPDFAGGSYVFVQKYIHDMNAWNALPVEEQEKVIGRRKFNDVELSDEEKPANAHNAVTNIGDDLKIVRANMPFANTSKGEYGTYFIGYASTFSTTHQMLESMFIGNPVGNTDRLLDFSTAVTGTLFFAPSYNLLGED; translated from the coding sequence ATGAATTCACATCAAAATCCATTCGCAGGAAACACCCCACAGGATGTAACCGAAAGACAAGGTGAAAATGCCATTTTCATCGTTTACGGATTAAATCAATCTCCTGATGCCGTCGACAAAGTAAAAGATATATGTACCAATTTCTCAGCGTTAATACGTAGTATGCGTAATCGCTTTCCCGATGTACAGTTCAGTAGCACGATAAGTTTCAGTGCTAATGTATGGAATCGTATTTTCCTTGGCAAGGGGAAACCAAAAGAATTGGAAACTTTCAAAGAAATAAGAGGAAGTAAATATACAGCTGTATCCACTCCCGGTGATATACTGTTTCATATCCGGGCACGGCAAATGGGGCTATGTTACGAATTTGCTTCTATCATCGATGAAAAGTTGAAGGGGGCTGTTGAAGCTATTGATGAAACTCACGGTTTCAGATATATGGATGGTAAAGCAATCATTGGCTTCGTAGATGGAACAGAATCTCCAGCAGTAGACGAGAATCCTTATCACTTTGCCGTAGTTGGTGAAGAAGATCCGGATTTTGCGGGTGGAAGTTATGTATTTGTACAGAAGTATATTCACGATATGAATGCTTGGAATGCACTTCCAGTAGAAGAGCAGGAAAAGGTAATAGGACGAAGAAAGTTTAATGATGTGGAATTGTCGGATGAAGAAAAGCCTGCAAATGCACATAATGCTGTAACAAATATTGGAGATGATTTAAAAATAGTACGTGCCAATATGCCATTTGCCAATACTTCAAAAGGAGAATACGGTACTTATTTCATTGGATATGCAAGTACATTCAGTACTACGCACCAGATGTTGGAAAGTATGTTTATCGGGAATCCTGTAGGCAACACCGACCGTTTGCTTGATTTTAGTACTGCGGTTACCGGGACCCTGTTCTTTGCACCGTCTTACAATCTACTTGGAGAAGATTAG
- a CDS encoding DUF4301 family protein, with product MITPQDKELLRQKGISEEQIAEQLTCFEKGFPYLKLAAAASLEKGILAPAAEEQKLYLDAWDAYTRTDKVVVKFVPASGAASRMFKNLFEFLGADYDVPETKFEKTFFEQIEKFAFYNDLNAACEKAFEKNIPALMAGGDYKAVVAALLEAAGLNYGALPKGLLKFHRYEDGSRTPLEEHLVEGALYAANKNGKVNVHFTVSPEHRRLFEALVADKAAVYAKKYGVDYNVTFSEQKPSTDTVAADMDNQPFRDNGKLLFRPGGHGALIENLNDLDADIIFIKNIDNVVPDKLKGDTVLYKKLIAGVLVALQQKAFAYLELLDSGRYTHEQVLEILQFLQKKLFCKNPETKNLEDAELVLYLKEKLNRPMRVCGMVKNVGEPGGGPFLAYNNDGTISLQILESSQIDMDDPEKKEMFEKGTHFNPVDLVCAVRDYKGHKFDLVNFVDKATGFISYKSKNGKELKALELPGLWNGAMSDWNTVFVEVSLSTFNPVKTVNDLLREQHQ from the coding sequence ATGATAACACCGCAAGACAAAGAGTTGCTTAGGCAAAAAGGTATTTCAGAAGAGCAGATAGCTGAACAGCTGACCTGTTTTGAGAAAGGTTTCCCGTACTTAAAGCTGGCTGCTGCCGCTTCATTGGAAAAAGGTATTCTGGCACCTGCAGCAGAAGAGCAGAAGCTCTATCTCGATGCATGGGATGCATATACGCGGACAGATAAAGTAGTAGTGAAGTTTGTTCCTGCTTCAGGTGCGGCAAGCCGTATGTTCAAGAATTTATTCGAATTTCTCGGGGCTGATTATGATGTGCCCGAAACTAAATTCGAAAAAACATTTTTTGAGCAGATTGAAAAGTTCGCTTTCTATAATGACTTGAATGCCGCCTGTGAGAAAGCATTCGAGAAGAACATTCCCGCATTGATGGCTGGGGGTGATTATAAAGCTGTAGTGGCTGCATTGCTTGAGGCGGCAGGATTGAATTATGGTGCGCTTCCGAAAGGTTTGCTGAAGTTCCACAGATATGAAGATGGAAGCCGTACTCCATTGGAAGAACATCTTGTGGAAGGTGCTCTCTATGCGGCTAATAAGAATGGAAAAGTAAACGTACACTTTACTGTCTCTCCCGAACATCGCCGTTTATTCGAAGCATTGGTGGCTGACAAAGCAGCCGTTTATGCAAAGAAATACGGAGTGGATTATAATGTTACTTTCTCTGAACAGAAGCCTAGCACGGATACGGTTGCTGCTGATATGGATAACCAGCCTTTCCGTGATAATGGCAAATTATTGTTCCGTCCGGGTGGTCATGGCGCATTGATCGAGAATCTGAATGATCTTGATGCAGATATTATCTTTATCAAGAATATCGACAATGTGGTGCCCGATAAGTTGAAAGGCGACACCGTGTTGTATAAGAAGCTGATTGCCGGAGTATTAGTGGCGCTGCAACAAAAAGCATTTGCTTATCTGGAACTTTTGGATAGTGGCAGATATACTCACGAGCAAGTGCTTGAAATTCTGCAATTCCTGCAAAAGAAATTATTCTGCAAGAATCCTGAGACAAAGAATTTGGAGGATGCCGAACTTGTACTTTATCTGAAAGAGAAACTGAACCGTCCGATGCGCGTATGTGGTATGGTGAAAAATGTAGGCGAGCCGGGTGGCGGTCCGTTCCTGGCATATAATAATGACGGTACTATTTCCCTGCAAATTCTTGAAAGTTCTCAAATTGATATGGACGATCCGGAGAAGAAAGAGATGTTCGAAAAGGGTACGCACTTTAATCCTGTAGATTTGGTTTGTGCTGTGCGCGATTATAAGGGCCATAAGTTTGATCTTGTTAATTTCGTAGATAAGGCTACCGGTTTCATCTCTTACAAATCGAAGAACGGTAAAGAACTCAAGGCACTTGAACTTCCAGGATTGTGGAACGGTGCTATGAGTGATTGGAATACGGTGTTTGTAGAAGTTTCTTTGAGTACGTTTAATCCGGTAAAGACGGTGAATGATTTGCTGAGGGAACAACATCAATAA
- a CDS encoding RNA-binding protein: MNIYVANLSWNTNSDSLQELFSQYGEVTSAYIINDRETGRSRGFGFVEMPNDEEGQKAIDTLNETEFEGKSIAVSVARPRTERPAGGNRGGYGGGGNRGGGYGGGNRGGGYGGGNRGGGYGGGDRGGRY, encoded by the coding sequence ATGAACATTTATGTTGCAAACCTAAGCTGGAACACAAACAGTGACAGCTTACAGGAATTATTTTCACAGTATGGCGAAGTAACTTCAGCCTACATTATTAACGACAGAGAGACGGGACGTTCACGCGGTTTCGGCTTCGTAGAAATGCCGAATGATGAAGAAGGTCAGAAGGCTATTGACACTCTTAACGAAACAGAATTTGAAGGCAAGAGCATTGCAGTAAGCGTAGCTCGCCCCAGAACAGAAAGACCTGCAGGCGGCAACCGTGGTGGCTATGGCGGCGGTGGCAATCGTGGCGGCGGCTACGGTGGTGGCAATCGTGGCGGTGGCTACGGCGGCGGCAATCGTGGCGGTGGCTATGGCGGCGGAGATCGCGGTGGAAGATATTAA
- the rimI gene encoding ribosomal protein S18-alanine N-acetyltransferase translates to MEQRFILRLAEIDDIPSIMEIEQICFDKDSFSKRQFVYLISQAKGYFCVAEYQQRVGGYFSVLINQRACSLRIYSIAVHPDFRGKKVGQLLIDQITVIAQKQGLKRITLEVNVSNSPAIHLYEKNGFKCTSIKENYYHNGTSAYYMQRPAIVE, encoded by the coding sequence ATGGAACAGCGATTTATACTTCGTTTGGCTGAAATTGATGATATTCCGTCAATTATGGAGATAGAACAAATTTGTTTTGATAAAGATAGTTTTTCAAAGCGTCAGTTTGTTTATCTTATTTCTCAAGCAAAAGGATACTTTTGTGTAGCAGAATATCAGCAAAGGGTGGGGGGCTATTTTAGTGTATTGATAAATCAACGTGCTTGTAGTCTACGTATCTATTCGATAGCTGTTCATCCTGATTTTCGTGGCAAGAAAGTGGGGCAATTACTAATAGATCAGATAACTGTTATTGCTCAAAAACAAGGCTTAAAGAGAATTACTTTGGAAGTGAATGTTTCTAATTCCCCAGCTATTCATTTATATGAAAAAAATGGTTTTAAATGTACTTCCATAAAAGAGAACTATTATCATAACGGGACTTCTGCATATTATATGCAGAGGCCCGCTATAGTTGAATAG